From a single Calothrix sp. NIES-2098 genomic region:
- a CDS encoding two-component sensor histidine kinase yields MDFSQVLAEKTDTILQKWVIEVRKDRHIESADDLSYTAIKNHLPEVLKAMVTVLSKSQGNDVKSIVVASWQHGLLRAAQGFDPAEIAREYHLLRRVIFETIEISLLQGTPTAIVRAMRLIDTVIDEAIARCFNSYFEERLRELQQLYNSLALHNEELNRLVNSNQDYLHQLAHELKSPLASIIGYSDLFLRQQRQQNRVNDTQVNLEHIERVLRNGRHLLHLINDILELSRYEAGKVQPEPELTNVYELINNVLEMLEPLAREKNLPIELNCVRAPQQVFTDPLKLQQIVTNLVSNAIRYTESGSIEIKCEVLDDQKWAIAVTDTGIGIAPENQTQIFEPYFRVGCSNKSFVSGSTGLGLAIVARLVKLLQGEISLVSQIGVGSTFAVSFPLQLKI; encoded by the coding sequence ATGGATTTTAGTCAAGTACTGGCTGAAAAAACTGACACTATCCTTCAGAAATGGGTAATAGAGGTTCGTAAAGATCGGCATATTGAAAGCGCTGATGATTTATCTTATACAGCAATCAAAAATCATCTGCCTGAGGTACTCAAAGCAATGGTGACAGTACTTTCAAAATCTCAGGGGAATGATGTTAAGTCGATAGTGGTTGCTAGTTGGCAACATGGGCTTCTACGAGCTGCGCAAGGTTTTGACCCAGCAGAGATTGCGCGGGAATATCATTTATTACGACGAGTAATATTTGAGACTATAGAAATATCTTTATTGCAAGGAACACCAACAGCAATCGTGCGTGCTATGCGATTAATTGATACCGTGATTGATGAAGCGATCGCTCGGTGTTTCAATAGTTATTTTGAAGAACGCTTGCGGGAATTACAACAGCTATATAATTCCCTAGCACTCCATAACGAAGAACTAAATCGCTTAGTTAATAGTAATCAAGACTATCTTCATCAACTAGCACACGAACTGAAAAGTCCTTTAGCTTCAATTATTGGGTACTCAGATTTATTTTTACGCCAACAACGACAGCAAAATAGAGTAAATGATACCCAAGTTAATCTAGAACATATTGAGCGTGTGCTACGCAATGGTAGACATTTACTTCATCTAATTAACGATATTTTAGAACTCTCACGTTATGAAGCAGGCAAGGTACAACCCGAACCAGAGTTGACTAATGTTTATGAATTAATCAACAATGTATTGGAAATGTTGGAACCTCTGGCTAGGGAAAAAAACTTACCGATTGAATTGAATTGCGTTCGTGCTCCTCAACAGGTATTCACAGATCCATTAAAATTGCAACAGATTGTCACAAATCTTGTGAGTAATGCAATTCGCTACACGGAGTCTGGAAGTATTGAGATAAAGTGTGAAGTATTAGACGATCAAAAATGGGCGATCGCAGTCACCGATACCGGAATTGGTATTGCTCCAGAAAATCAAACCCAAATATTTGAACCCTATTTTCGTGTCGGTTGTAGTAATAAGTCCTTTGTTTCTGGAAGTACTGGATTAGGGTTGGCAATAGTTGCCCGACTAGTAAAATTACTGCAAGGTGAAATTAGTTTAGTTTCGCAGATTGGGGTTGGTTCTACTTTTGCTGTGAGTTTTCCCTTGCAATTAAAGATATGA